The nucleotide sequence CATTCTCCCACTTACTTgctataattaataaaaaaaatatgaatatacaataaataaactatataaatgtcaaaaataaaaacttgttttattctattttatttatcagtgtaagaaaatgaaactatatatatttgtgttAATATTCAAACCTCTATAAGTTTGATCAGCTGATCTTcgtcaatttttttatgcaatAAGCCCATTTGGCTATTCtataaataacaataaattTGTCAACCattataaaacattttttaataattaaaacaaaattaaatttgtaaatttgtaaattgatataataataataggaAAACTGATCAATGACCAGTGTCtattgtaataaaaataaaataaataaaagagacatatttttgttttactCGTATAATTATGTCCTCTATTCTTCTGGCATTTTCCTCCTTAACTATGGCTATCCTTGatactataaaaaaaatatttatgcatatttaaataataaattccaaatatatatttttataatgcaCATTATTTAGTGGGCTGGTAAAGAAGTAGTAGTAACGGTTTAATAAGATGcgtgtttattattttaaaaactttCATACATCGAGCATGGGCATCTGGCGTTAGCAAAGATTTTAAGATAATCCTCTTTTGCTCCAATAGTTCCCTATTTAATcatcaaaaaatgttaatacatattatataggggtgtaaaattgtatgtaaaaaaatatgtagatATCCAATTGAGTATTAAAATGGTGtaggaaaatatatattagttATACTCTTGCTTTTGTTTGAGTTCGAGGTCCTTTTTTGCTTtctacaaaaataatttaaaaatatttttattaaatagcTGTAGACATAGCATAACACACATGGCTGTTAATAAGAATGCTTAAAGAGAATATGAAAAGTTTTAcattatctatattttgcCTCGATAGTTCTAATAATTTGGAGTTCACTTCAGCTTTTTCAATATTCATTCTGATGGTTTATGATGTAGAAttgtgtatgtatatataatatttacagattttttaattataaataacaaCGGAACATATAGCAACTAGTTTTCCACCAAAAATGATGGGGAACAAATCATTTCTTTCTTAATTAcgtaaaaattttaagttttatttaattagggaagtatatttaaaacaaagaCGACATAAAATGATATGCATAATGATGTAACTATTAATTTGAGATTACATAtactatataaaatgattctatttttcttcttaatatatatacaccatgttttatataaacaaaatattatacttttctataaattaatatgaGAAAACgaattcataaaatatgtttaattaatttttttttatctttactatttttttagttaattattttttttttttaatactcTCACGACGTTCATTTAAGTAAGTCCCTTCTACTtacattaatttatttccaaaaaaatgtatattaagGTACAAACTcgtaaaaaattgtaaaactattggaatatatatcattcgcaatatttaataaaatatgtagccataattatatgcacGTATTATACactataatataataccGTATACATTTATGagagtaataaaaattatataataatgcatatatatattttttcttaaaatttgccttaaaaaatgtaactAAGCTTTATGGGGAATCAATACGCATTTAGTTGAatataatagtaaaaaaaatgaaatacataaattaaaataataataataaaaaaacaaaagtaataaacaaaaactGTAAATTAAAaccaaatatatattgaaaagAAAACCttgttaaattttaatttaatatcttaattgttttttttttaaataaggAAATAcggttttataaaaatattgtcaAATTACTccttaataaaaaacacatTATTCTTTAGTCATCCATTATATtgtataagtatatatatataagggaaaaaaaacaatgaCACATTAATACATTcttaattatatgcatatttataatatatacatgcattatcatatatatatattaataagttTTGCATTTCTTCGTGTAGATTTATAtgtttctctttttttattatacttgTTTGCTTGCcagttttaattttataaatcattatctttatactttgaaaattttgGCAATTAAACATTACCTTTTTACATACATTTGAAGaggtaataaaaaaagtgatAAATCTTCACTTCAAAATGCGATATATTTAACAGCTTATTgagttcataaaaaaaaacaaaatataacaaggcaactataaataagaatttttataaatatagcatACGCCTATTTACACACACAATTATTTTCCCGATTTATGTCCgtataattttgataaaaaatattaattttttttacacgGATAACGGAAACAAAGACAAATTATGGGGGTACCTACCTTCTACAAATGGCTAGTAACTAGGTATCCAAAAATCGCGAAAGCGGTATATGAAACTAGGGACAGtgatgtatatataagaaGAGCTagaataaatgaaaatggtGAGTCATATAAAGTATACGATTTAGGGGCATATGTTAATAATACCGATGAAAATCATTGTTCTGACAATGTAAATGgctattttgataatatgtatttagATATGAATGGTATAATCCATTTATGTTCACATGGTGATGGTAGTAAAAAAGCAAAATCAGATGAAGAAATATttcttaatatatttttatatatagaaagattatttgatataattGAGCCCCAAaaacttttatatatggCTATTGATGGTGTTGCTCCAAAAGCTAAAATGAATCAACAACGAAGTAGAAGATTTAAATCTATATTAGCATcagaaattgaaaaaagaGCATATATAGAACTtcgaaataaatttttatctgAAAATAGAAATGTTCCTGATGAATATAATCATTGGGATagtaatattataacaCCAGGTACACAATTTATGCATGAATTATCTATtgctttaaaatattttatcgaACATAAAATTACTAATGATgagaaatggaaaaaaatagttgttatattttctgaTGCGAATGTATGTGGTGAAGGGgaacataaaatttataattttataaaatctcAAAGAGCACAAAAAGGATATGATCCTAATACTAGGCATGTAATACATGGAATGGATGCTGATCTAATTATGCTTTCATTAGCTAGCCATGAAccctatttttatattttaagagAAATAATTAACTTAGATCAAAAAGAGGACGATAAACCTCAGGTTAAAGATAAATATGTTGGAGTATTTAAAGGAAAGGGTGATCTACAATATTGCACTAAGTTTATGAAAAGCAACAATAGTACTACTACCGATGGAACCAATAATAaaggaaagaaaaaaaattgtaacaAATATAACGATCGAAATTATGCTAACATAAATATGAGTTCTACATGCTCAattaattatgaaaattggAATGAATTACAAATTTTAGATTTAACTATTTTGAgagaatatttatataaagatttctttttcgatacaaaatataacttAGAAAGATGTATTGatgattttatatttatttgcttTTTATGTGGAAATGATTTTTTACCTCATTTGCCTTCAATATCTATAGCATCAGGAAGTATAGatcaattaattttattatatcagAAGGTGCTGCCAGTTTTAGGTGATTATCTTATTAATGAAGGTTCAATGAATTTTCAAGCCTTtactaaatatatatcatttattgCTGAAGTAGAAAGAGAAACATTTGTTTCACAATAtgactttaaaaaaaaacgagaAAAAAGAGAATTACAAAAAGATGCATTTAAACGGCCCAAATGTCAAGATGaagggaaaaaaaatggctCAATGCCTCAACCACGAAATGGCAGAACACAACATGATCAAAAttctcaaaaaaataatatagataatgataataatacttCGAATCCAAATGAGCAACCATCTTATGAGCTAAACACAAATCCGactatatcaaaaaaagcCATGtatgaaaacaaaattcAAAGTATGCAACCTATACGAAACTTTAAATTCAAAGAAAAGAAAGGAGAGAAGAGTATCAATTTTCTTGTTCGATCTTCATCTTCAACAACTATAGAAACAGGAGCAAATGGTAATATGCCAATTTCAGAGAACAACAAAATGTTACATGAAGACAAGAATGAAGGTAATATGAATGATAGTGCCATCGTAAATCAAGAAATTTCCAACAACATTTTTGATGATGATCAAAttgataatatacataatatagatAACAATTTAGATGGTggtgaaaataatgaatctCAAATTGAGGAAGCCTTAAATGGCAATCCTGACGATGCAATATCCGAAGAAG is from Plasmodium chabaudi chabaudi strain AS genome assembly, chromosome: 8 and encodes:
- a CDS encoding apoptosis-related protein, putative, producing MNIEKAEVNSKLLELSRQNIDNKAKKDLELKQKQEELLEQKRIILKSLLTPDAHARLSRIAIVKEENARRIEDIIIRNSQMGLLHKKIDEDQLIKLIEQVSGRMNKKEPVVEIRRRKQFDDDDDFNEEDYM
- a CDS encoding exoribonuclease, putative — translated: MGVPTFYKWLVTRYPKIAKAVYETRDSDVYIRRARINENGESYKVYDLGAYVNNTDENHCSDNVNGYFDNMYLDMNGIIHLCSHGDGSKKAKSDEEIFLNIFLYIERLFDIIEPQKLLYMAIDGVAPKAKMNQQRSRRFKSILASEIEKRAYIELRNKFLSENRNVPDEYNHWDSNIITPGTQFMHELSIALKYFIEHKITNDEKWKKIVVIFSDANVCGEGEHKIYNFIKSQRAQKGYDPNTRHVIHGMDADLIMLSLASHEPYFYILREIINLDQKEDDKPQVKDKYVGVFKGKGDLQYCTKFMKSNNSTTTDGTNNKGKKKNCNKYNDRNYANINMSSTCSINYENWNELQILDLTILREYLYKDFFFDTKYNLERCIDDFIFICFLCGNDFLPHLPSISIASGSIDQLILLYQKVLPVLGDYLINEGSMNFQAFTKYISFIAEVERETFVSQYDFKKKREKRELQKDAFKRPKCQDEGKKNGSMPQPRNGRTQHDQNSQKNNIDNDNNTSNPNEQPSYELNTNPTISKKAMYENKIQSMQPIRNFKFKEKKGEKSINFLVRSSSSTTIETGANGNMPISENNKMLHEDKNEGNMNDSAIVNQEISNNIFDDDQIDNIHNIDNNLDGGENNESQIEEALNGNPDDAISEEESPEMKKLNDIIEFNLLLKEAIKKANECENPKEDVELGADDDPNDLRARYYRSKFHLDETDNVDEFVKEVVYKYIEGLAWVLCYYFQACPMWHWYYPYYYAPLSSDLLIKDISISFEEDEPLLPFEQLLCVLPSNSSHCLPKMYRELMLKNESPIVDFYPKTFKEEENGKKFKYQWIVLLPFVEKERIIRFARDLDDTLTDEEKKRNRRGLNKIYMSSTHILSKKITTSMRTYIKEIKDKEKNVEEIENHNAETNEHKKDEDGADTTESKDKKNVYEVFFKNMNLKIPIDNKENINLFGYLNCKHEDSDVNILKKIFRFSSNFSTTCNSAFFIQPEYKKHKSAILPNHVIPKRVLTVLDINNEERKLRFNAPAAKRMILNSLSTNHPEIYSYPKHRNMKNSNLYPDHHNQNRYPYDHMSGNNQNYGNFNPKDYNYVHNPRNYDSYSNSSKNQSHHYNQNHPNYNNNYPPLSHNKNAPLYGNNLHSYDNKNDSDYNMHNGNRNIQNAHIYHSNARNNHNNYGGQRNTYNKDPAHHDGSYNNSYNPNHGNNYGKHRNDKPSSSHLYNSGGNYHGSYKNNNYNSGGNNYNNYSHHNNDSPHHSRNSSRYNDGNSRAEPKKTHYYNRSMPYKDKEH